From a single Shewanella denitrificans OS217 genomic region:
- a CDS encoding nucleotidyltransferase domain-containing protein, giving the protein MNARKLVSSIPFETNGFSIQCFANRFKISQEIAKTRIEAFESEGYFEKVRDDGKTTRWQLTMKAATLAQASAAKKIKRATADKHYQAFLQRVHEINCNDSYLYRVTKVALFGSYLSGTGPVSDIDLFIWVSCKPKFDTDFSIIREQRTKEMLAEGRRFKNLSGEMHWPELDVRKYLKNGSRVISIQGHNEGYELFEHKIVFGITN; this is encoded by the coding sequence ATGAACGCACGAAAGCTTGTCAGCAGTATCCCCTTTGAAACCAATGGTTTCTCTATTCAATGCTTTGCCAATCGATTTAAGATAAGCCAGGAGATCGCTAAAACCCGTATAGAAGCGTTTGAGTCTGAGGGATACTTTGAAAAAGTCAGGGATGATGGCAAGACAACCCGCTGGCAACTCACCATGAAAGCCGCCACGTTAGCCCAAGCCAGTGCCGCCAAGAAAATTAAGCGAGCAACAGCCGACAAGCACTATCAGGCGTTTCTACAACGAGTCCATGAAATCAATTGCAATGACTCATACCTGTATCGAGTAACCAAGGTAGCATTGTTCGGCAGCTACCTATCAGGGACAGGGCCTGTGAGTGATATCGACTTGTTCATTTGGGTATCATGTAAGCCGAAATTTGATACTGACTTTTCAATAATTCGAGAGCAGAGAACCAAGGAAATGCTCGCTGAAGGTCGCCGCTTTAAAAATTTAAGCGGAGAAATGCACTGGCCTGAATTGGATGTGAGAAAATATCTAAAAAACGGTTCAAGAGTCATCAGCATTCAGGGGCATAACGAAGGCTACGAGCTATTTGAACATAAAATTGTATTTGGCATAACCAACTAG
- a CDS encoding DUF6387 family protein, whose amino-acid sequence MEIISSTAQLPTWYTPERYIHLKRASYDVILNELWLRHHANEDIEQGKECKELSLLFNKRFINDLDIPPDDAYNALGLNVKLISSPVLKILAGEVMRDCDATDNRYVHEIGMCNLFGDGFVSLNLKLATNSEIIDEFTILLDKLRKESNIPEPKREFRSVEKFDAIFQNHVFEYIDLTLWAKANNLKIPPRVFAEAIVNADKTPAFTATEIQNKVQRNAQQILSISYLKQLEVDIKTHRI is encoded by the coding sequence ATGGAAATCATATCAAGCACTGCACAATTACCAACCTGGTATACACCTGAACGATATATACATTTGAAACGTGCAAGTTACGATGTGATCCTGAATGAACTTTGGTTACGTCATCATGCCAACGAAGACATTGAACAAGGAAAGGAGTGTAAAGAACTATCTTTACTATTTAATAAGCGGTTTATAAACGACTTAGACATTCCTCCAGATGACGCATACAACGCTCTTGGATTGAATGTAAAATTAATATCATCCCCTGTTCTTAAGATATTAGCAGGAGAAGTCATGAGGGACTGTGATGCCACTGATAATAGATATGTCCATGAAATTGGGATGTGCAATCTATTTGGGGATGGTTTTGTAAGCCTGAATTTAAAGCTGGCAACTAATAGTGAAATTATTGATGAGTTCACAATTCTATTAGACAAACTCAGAAAAGAATCAAATATCCCAGAGCCTAAACGCGAGTTCAGGAGTGTAGAGAAATTCGATGCTATTTTTCAAAACCATGTGTTTGAGTATATAGACCTAACTCTTTGGGCCAAAGCCAATAACTTAAAAATTCCACCTAGAGTGTTTGCTGAGGCTATCGTCAATGCTGATAAAACCCCTGCCTTTACTGCAACTGAAATCCAAAACAAAGTTCAGAGAAATGCTCAACAAATCTTGAGTATTAGCTATTTGAAACAATTAGAGGTGGATATAAAAACCCATAGAATCTAA
- a CDS encoding AlpA family phage regulatory protein → MTIQYTRPTPEQRQELLKVAGESDRLVRENERKQITTLSRSRTWELERLGLHPIRTKLGVNSVAWLLSDLLWFIYHPTLTQAVSSPRTTSKAQLGAQK, encoded by the coding sequence ATGACCATCCAATACACCCGCCCTACCCCTGAACAACGCCAGGAACTGCTTAAAGTCGCTGGCGAATCAGATCGTTTAGTTCGTGAGAATGAACGTAAGCAAATCACCACCTTGTCTCGCTCGAGAACCTGGGAGCTAGAACGCTTAGGGCTGCACCCTATCAGAACCAAGCTTGGCGTGAACTCAGTCGCCTGGCTACTCTCAGATCTACTTTGGTTTATCTATCACCCCACACTCACTCAAGCAGTATCAAGTCCCCGTACGACTAGCAAAGCCCAGTTAGGAGCACAGAAATGA
- a CDS encoding YicC/YloC family endoribonuclease — MIQSMTAYARIEHKAQWGTASWEIRSVNQRYLETYLRLPEQFRSFEPVLRDRLRKRLNRGKIEVNLRYDLTDNSSNELQLNQPLAKQLLNAANWLKQEAGQGDVSLTDILRWPGVLASAEQDMDAIGAELMTAFDSAIDQFIEARGREGAAIKDMLLSRLDGVTEQIAAVRTHMPMVMQYQRDKLTNRLAEISGELDPARIEQEMVLLAQKQDVAEEMDRLEAHVVEARRILKKGGSEGRRLDFMMQEFNRESNTLASKSISAEITAAAVELKVLIEQMREQIQNVE; from the coding sequence ATGATCCAAAGTATGACAGCTTATGCTCGTATCGAGCACAAAGCCCAATGGGGCACGGCCTCATGGGAAATTCGTTCAGTCAACCAGCGCTACCTAGAAACTTATCTGCGCCTCCCTGAGCAATTTAGAAGCTTTGAGCCTGTCCTTAGGGATCGTCTGCGTAAACGCCTCAATCGCGGTAAAATCGAAGTCAATCTACGTTATGATTTAACCGACAACTCCAGCAATGAGTTGCAACTGAATCAACCGCTCGCCAAGCAGCTGCTTAATGCCGCCAACTGGTTAAAACAGGAAGCCGGTCAAGGGGACGTGAGCCTCACCGACATTTTGCGTTGGCCCGGGGTACTCGCCAGTGCCGAGCAAGACATGGATGCCATAGGGGCAGAACTCATGACAGCCTTTGACTCTGCCATAGATCAATTCATCGAAGCTCGCGGACGTGAAGGCGCTGCCATAAAAGACATGCTACTTAGCCGTTTAGATGGCGTCACAGAACAAATCGCCGCCGTACGCACTCACATGCCAATGGTAATGCAATACCAGCGTGACAAGCTCACCAACCGGTTAGCCGAAATTAGCGGTGAGCTAGACCCCGCCCGCATCGAGCAAGAAATGGTGCTACTGGCACAAAAGCAAGACGTCGCCGAAGAAATGGACAGACTCGAAGCTCACGTGGTTGAAGCCCGCCGTATCCTCAAGAAAGGCGGCAGCGAAGGTCGCCGTTTAGATTTTATGATGCAAGAATTCAACCGTGAATCTAACACCTTAGCCTCAAAATCCATCAGCGCAGAAATCACCGCCGCCGCGGTAGAGCTTAAAGTGCTAATCGAGCAAATGAGGGAACAAATACAAAATGTTGAGTAA
- a CDS encoding tyrosine-type recombinase/integrase: MSRVHSARDRDEFGVILDALERNHGLKARWLAELTALWALRISDLLAITTAQVDESFNTGEFTIIETKTQKNKVITLTPHAIKLLNKMRLTFPNNIYLFESRHGGSRKPLSRKTAWRWMSQVEPDVIKWRRTCGRLGGVNLGTHSLRKSGSRLRQQAGVTLEELQQLLNHSKPETTINYLDNNEQDLVDTFVAGDIALFGEGILDQKNN; encoded by the coding sequence ATGTCAAGAGTGCATTCAGCTAGGGATCGTGACGAATTTGGAGTAATTCTTGATGCGTTGGAACGAAATCACGGACTTAAAGCCCGCTGGCTGGCAGAGTTAACCGCACTATGGGCATTAAGGATCAGCGATTTACTCGCAATTACAACCGCTCAAGTTGATGAGTCTTTTAATACTGGTGAATTCACCATTATCGAGACCAAGACTCAAAAAAATAAAGTGATCACCTTAACCCCTCATGCCATTAAATTACTTAATAAAATGAGACTGACATTCCCAAACAACATATATCTGTTTGAAAGCCGTCATGGAGGTTCGAGAAAACCATTAAGTCGTAAGACAGCTTGGCGTTGGATGTCACAAGTAGAACCTGACGTAATCAAGTGGCGGCGTACCTGTGGCCGCTTAGGGGGCGTTAATCTCGGTACTCACTCTTTGCGTAAGTCAGGCTCACGATTACGACAGCAAGCAGGTGTGACTTTAGAGGAATTACAGCAATTACTTAACCATAGTAAGCCAGAAACAACCATCAACTATCTGGACAATAACGAACAAGACTTAGTCGATACCTTTGTCGCAGGAGATATAGCGCTATTTGGTGAGGGGATCTTAGATCAAAAGAACAATTGA
- a CDS encoding tyrosine-type recombinase/integrase, with the protein MATITAKQIQTFANGEPKRHPIGGGLYFVVRNSATPYWMLRYTSNGKRKEITLGQFPYLSLADAKAEAAIQKRDINAGSDPLIVRQRIKEQSIKVVDDLFNDWYESDLVKRLKHPHIPQRVYRNDIKPAIGEIPIDQVNARDIRAIVQKIAQERPTTANDALMYLKQLFRHGIKLDLLGNNPASAFTVSDAGGVELSKDRALTFPEIEKAFKLFKANAMSFTRDNYLACAMLVTLGLRKSELCCAMWNEFELDKALWHLPEGRSKTGAPITIPLPRQAMEWLNELKIRSCGSAYVFPARRTSSKPHMGNDTLNRAISKLFGREPGRKVQPPNLMGDMLLFTPHDLRRTFRTLAASQGVPGHVAERCLNHKLKGVEGIYDRHDYLEERKEAHAKVADLLDPIING; encoded by the coding sequence ATGGCAACAATAACAGCAAAGCAAATACAGACTTTCGCCAATGGTGAACCCAAAAGGCACCCTATTGGTGGCGGCCTCTACTTCGTCGTAAGAAACAGTGCCACTCCTTATTGGATGCTGCGCTATACCTCCAATGGCAAGCGTAAAGAAATCACTTTGGGGCAATTCCCTTACCTTTCACTTGCCGATGCTAAAGCGGAAGCCGCCATTCAAAAGCGGGATATAAACGCTGGCTCAGATCCCCTTATTGTTCGCCAACGAATCAAAGAACAATCCATCAAAGTGGTTGATGATTTATTTAATGACTGGTACGAGTCGGACTTAGTTAAGCGGCTTAAACACCCACATATTCCACAACGGGTATACCGCAATGATATAAAGCCCGCCATCGGAGAAATCCCAATAGATCAAGTGAATGCCAGGGACATTAGGGCTATCGTTCAGAAAATTGCTCAAGAAAGGCCGACAACCGCCAATGATGCGTTAATGTATTTGAAGCAGTTATTCAGGCATGGCATCAAGTTAGATCTATTAGGAAACAATCCTGCCAGTGCATTTACTGTTTCTGACGCTGGCGGCGTTGAACTCAGCAAAGACAGAGCCTTGACCTTCCCTGAGATAGAAAAAGCGTTCAAGCTATTCAAAGCCAACGCTATGAGCTTCACCCGTGATAACTATTTAGCCTGCGCCATGCTGGTCACTTTGGGCCTTCGTAAGAGTGAGCTATGCTGCGCCATGTGGAATGAGTTTGAGTTAGATAAGGCCCTTTGGCACTTACCAGAAGGCAGAAGCAAGACAGGTGCACCTATTACCATTCCACTCCCTCGCCAGGCTATGGAATGGCTGAATGAGCTTAAAATCAGATCTTGTGGCTCTGCCTATGTCTTTCCAGCTCGCCGAACCTCAAGCAAGCCACACATGGGCAATGACACGCTTAACAGAGCTATTTCTAAGCTGTTTGGTCGTGAGCCAGGGCGTAAGGTGCAACCACCAAACCTTATGGGGGATATGCTGCTTTTTACCCCACATGATTTAAGAAGAACTTTCAGGACACTGGCTGCATCCCAAGGTGTGCCTGGTCATGTCGCCGAACGCTGCTTAAACCACAAACTCAAAGGTGTAGAGGGCATTTACGACCGCCACGATTACCTAGAAGAACGCAAGGAAGCTCACGCTAAAGTGGCTGATTTACTCGACCCAATAATCAACGGATGA
- a CDS encoding DNA methyltransferase, whose product MYNVNFKKFLSLYQNPLPSTRSGPLFNAFSYPTKISPEAIAVFIASHTKPGGTVLDTFGGSGTTGLAALLCDKPTEGMKKMASDLGIEPEWGPRNAHIFEIGVLGSFVSNTLCNPPNPTTFSEAVKSLIERANKKLGWMYKAKDMCGNEGFIRHIIWSDVVVCYHCKTEVSYWDASVQKSPLALMSVFNCPFCKKECVINDCERALEEVVDDFSNKILKRKKRIPTRIYGQSGKSKWQREPNPEDLQLIDLIKIHPLPSTSPNMEIEWGDLYRSGYHKGISHLHHFYTRRNFIVIATLFELCNDFEEVIRDALRLLILSYNATHSTLMTRVVVKKTEKDFVLTGAQSGVLYVSGLPVEKNIFQGIQRKSTAFEKAFSLVRGSTSKVVINNSSSEKLSLPDGCIDYVFTDPPFGDYIPYAELNQINELWLGSTTNRTQEIIVSKAQGKGVEQYSQMMASVFSEIERVLKPEGLVTVVFHSAKSNIWQALTNAYQKAGLSVRATSVLDKLQASFKQVVSTVSVKGDPLLLLTKGEVEHATKFNASDIMDEILNKASIAVGVEQTSERLYSRFVSRCLELGIKVDIDAKLFYLKKQEYLKDK is encoded by the coding sequence ATGTACAACGTCAATTTTAAAAAATTTTTAAGCCTTTACCAAAATCCACTGCCTTCAACCCGGTCTGGACCTTTGTTTAATGCTTTCTCTTATCCTACCAAAATTTCTCCTGAAGCCATCGCAGTATTCATAGCTTCACATACGAAGCCTGGTGGGACTGTGTTGGATACATTTGGAGGAAGTGGCACAACTGGACTTGCGGCTCTTTTATGTGATAAACCAACTGAAGGCATGAAAAAAATGGCATCAGATTTGGGTATTGAGCCAGAATGGGGGCCTCGAAATGCGCATATTTTTGAGATCGGAGTATTAGGATCTTTTGTATCCAATACACTTTGCAACCCTCCAAATCCAACTACTTTTTCAGAAGCAGTGAAATCACTAATCGAAAGAGCAAACAAAAAATTAGGTTGGATGTACAAAGCAAAAGATATGTGTGGCAATGAAGGTTTTATTCGTCACATTATTTGGTCAGATGTAGTCGTCTGCTATCACTGTAAAACTGAAGTATCGTATTGGGATGCTTCTGTCCAGAAGAGTCCTCTTGCACTCATGTCAGTTTTTAATTGCCCATTTTGTAAAAAAGAATGTGTCATTAATGATTGTGAAAGAGCATTAGAAGAGGTTGTAGATGATTTTTCAAATAAGATATTAAAACGAAAAAAACGAATACCTACTAGAATTTATGGTCAAAGCGGGAAAAGTAAATGGCAAAGAGAACCAAATCCCGAAGATTTGCAATTAATTGATCTTATTAAAATACATCCTCTTCCTTCAACTTCTCCAAATATGGAAATAGAATGGGGTGATTTATATCGTTCAGGTTACCACAAAGGAATATCTCATCTTCATCATTTTTATACCCGAAGAAACTTTATCGTAATTGCAACACTTTTTGAACTATGCAACGATTTTGAAGAGGTCATAAGAGATGCGCTTCGATTGCTAATACTTAGTTATAACGCAACACATTCTACTTTGATGACAAGAGTCGTTGTAAAGAAAACTGAAAAAGATTTTGTGCTTACTGGAGCGCAAAGTGGTGTCTTGTACGTAAGTGGTTTACCAGTTGAGAAAAACATTTTTCAAGGTATACAACGTAAATCTACAGCTTTTGAAAAAGCATTTTCACTTGTTCGCGGAAGTACGAGTAAAGTAGTTATAAATAACTCTAGCAGTGAGAAACTTAGTCTCCCTGACGGTTGTATAGACTATGTTTTCACTGACCCTCCATTTGGGGACTATATTCCCTATGCAGAATTAAACCAAATTAATGAATTATGGCTAGGTTCAACTACCAATCGCACTCAAGAAATTATTGTTAGTAAAGCTCAAGGAAAAGGAGTAGAGCAATATAGTCAAATGATGGCATCCGTGTTTTCTGAAATAGAGCGTGTTTTGAAGCCTGAAGGATTAGTAACGGTAGTTTTTCATTCTGCTAAATCAAATATTTGGCAAGCTCTGACTAATGCTTATCAAAAGGCTGGGCTTTCGGTTCGTGCAACAAGCGTGTTAGATAAATTACAAGCAAGTTTCAAGCAAGTAGTTTCTACCGTATCAGTGAAAGGTGATCCGCTCCTTTTATTAACTAAAGGGGAAGTGGAGCATGCGACAAAGTTTAATGCTAGTGACATTATGGATGAAATATTAAATAAAGCATCAATCGCTGTAGGTGTTGAACAAACTTCAGAAAGGCTCTACTCAAGGTTTGTATCTCGCTGCCTAGAGCTTGGTATCAAAGTTGATATAGATGCCAAATTATTTTATTTGAAAAAACAAGAATATTTGAAGGATAAATAG